One genomic region from Arthrobacter sp. FB24 encodes:
- the glgC gene encoding glucose-1-phosphate adenylyltransferase — MPLNKKVLAIVLAGGEGNRLMPLTADRAKPGVPFAGSYRLIDFALSNLVNSRYLQIVVLTQYKSHSLDRHISETWRMSTQLGNYIASVPAQQRVGKSWFLGSANAIYQSLNLIHDANPDIVVVVGADHVYRMDFAQMVEQHVASGAKATVAAVRQPLNMADQFGVIEVDQENPQKIAAFVEKPSSTPGLAADPTQFLASMGNYVFDADALVDALHVDAERLDTKHDMGGDIIPYFVNKGEAGVYDFTLNDIPGSTERDRTYWRDVGTIDSFYDAHMDLISPMPVFNLYNSEWPIYTRQSISPPAKFVRGQGNTVGTALDSIVASGVVISGGIVEGSVLSNDVYVGTASRVVDSVLMDKVQIGEGAVVNRAIIDKNVKVPAGAAIGLDPERDRARGFKVTESGITVLSKGQAVPEPDEAERALSAANLHLVPNAIKAATENYPAARDSAAKVGEAHAAAVGVSSND; from the coding sequence ATGCCGTTGAATAAGAAAGTCCTGGCTATTGTCCTCGCAGGCGGCGAGGGCAACCGGCTCATGCCACTGACGGCTGACAGGGCCAAACCCGGCGTACCCTTTGCCGGGAGCTACCGGCTAATCGACTTCGCGCTGTCCAACCTCGTGAATTCCCGCTATCTGCAGATTGTGGTGCTCACGCAATACAAATCCCACAGCCTGGACCGGCATATTTCCGAAACATGGAGAATGTCCACGCAGCTGGGAAACTACATCGCCTCCGTCCCCGCGCAGCAGCGCGTAGGCAAGAGCTGGTTCCTCGGCAGTGCCAACGCGATCTACCAGTCCCTGAACCTGATCCACGACGCCAACCCCGACATCGTCGTTGTGGTGGGCGCCGACCACGTCTACCGCATGGACTTCGCACAGATGGTTGAGCAGCATGTCGCAAGCGGGGCCAAAGCCACAGTGGCCGCAGTCCGCCAGCCGCTGAACATGGCCGACCAGTTTGGTGTCATCGAGGTGGACCAGGAGAATCCCCAGAAGATCGCCGCCTTTGTGGAGAAGCCGTCCTCAACCCCCGGGCTGGCAGCAGATCCCACGCAGTTCCTGGCATCCATGGGAAATTACGTTTTCGATGCGGACGCCCTGGTGGACGCCCTGCACGTGGATGCCGAGCGCCTCGACACCAAGCACGATATGGGCGGCGACATCATTCCTTACTTCGTCAATAAGGGTGAAGCAGGCGTTTATGACTTCACGCTGAATGATATTCCCGGTTCCACCGAACGGGACCGTACTTATTGGCGCGATGTCGGCACCATCGATTCCTTCTACGACGCCCACATGGACCTTATTTCCCCCATGCCGGTCTTCAACCTGTACAACTCGGAATGGCCCATCTACACGCGGCAGAGCATCTCCCCGCCGGCAAAGTTCGTGCGCGGCCAGGGCAACACCGTGGGTACGGCCCTCGATTCCATCGTGGCCAGCGGCGTGGTGATTTCCGGCGGCATCGTGGAAGGCTCAGTCCTGTCCAACGACGTCTATGTGGGCACGGCGAGCCGCGTAGTGGATTCGGTCCTGATGGACAAGGTCCAGATCGGCGAGGGTGCCGTGGTCAACCGCGCCATCATCGACAAGAACGTCAAGGTGCCCGCCGGTGCAGCGATCGGCCTGGATCCGGAGCGCGACCGCGCCCGCGGTTTCAAGGTCACCGAATCGGGCATCACGGTGCTTTCCAAGGGGCAGGCGGTTCCTGAACCGGACGAGGCCGAACGTGCGTTGTCAGCCGCCAACCTCCACCTGGTGCCCAACGCGATCAAAGCGGCAACGGAGAACTACCCGGCTGCCCGGGACTCCGCGGCCAAAGTAGGGGAAGCCCACGCTGCGGCCGTGGGAGTATCCAGCAACGACTAG
- the glgA gene encoding glycogen synthase — protein sequence MRIDIVTKEFPPEIYGGAGVHVAELSRVLAKHVDLQVRAFGAPRDPDYHGAKVTSYSVPEDLGAANAAVQTLGVDLRIVPDIAGADLVHSHTWYANMAGHLASLLHGIPHVLSAHSLEPLRPWKAEQLGGGYALSSWVEKTAYEAAAAIIAVSEGMRQDILRSYPDVDPAKVRVVHNGIDVELWNRDEGEDAVRALGIDPGLPSVVFVGRNTRQKGVPYLLRAAAKLPAGVQLVLCLGTADTPELAAETARLIEELQSQRNGVVLIERMLPRHELIQVLSHATAFACPSIYEPLGIVNLEAMACGAAVVASATGGIPEVVQHGETGLLVELEQVTDGTGTPLDPEKFVNEFAAALTEVVSDPERARAMGQAGRRRAEEHFSWDSITQTTLEVYRSVLA from the coding sequence GTGCGAATAGACATTGTGACTAAAGAGTTCCCGCCCGAGATTTACGGTGGCGCCGGGGTCCATGTGGCTGAATTAAGCCGTGTGCTGGCCAAGCATGTGGATTTGCAGGTGCGGGCCTTCGGGGCGCCCCGGGATCCCGACTACCACGGGGCGAAGGTGACGTCCTATTCGGTCCCGGAGGATCTGGGTGCCGCGAACGCCGCCGTGCAGACGCTCGGTGTGGATCTGCGCATCGTGCCGGATATCGCGGGAGCTGACCTTGTGCATTCGCACACCTGGTATGCCAACATGGCGGGCCACCTGGCATCGCTGCTTCACGGCATCCCGCACGTGCTGAGCGCCCACAGCCTCGAGCCGCTGCGGCCCTGGAAGGCTGAACAGCTTGGCGGCGGCTATGCCCTGTCCTCCTGGGTGGAAAAGACCGCATACGAGGCCGCGGCCGCCATCATCGCCGTGTCCGAAGGGATGCGCCAGGACATCCTCCGCAGCTACCCGGACGTCGATCCCGCCAAGGTGCGCGTGGTCCACAACGGCATCGATGTCGAACTCTGGAACCGTGATGAGGGCGAGGACGCCGTCCGTGCCCTGGGCATCGACCCCGGACTGCCCAGTGTGGTCTTCGTCGGCCGCAACACCCGCCAGAAGGGCGTTCCGTACCTGCTCCGTGCCGCCGCCAAGCTGCCCGCGGGTGTCCAGCTTGTGCTCTGCCTCGGCACAGCGGATACCCCGGAACTCGCAGCGGAAACCGCCCGCCTGATCGAGGAGCTGCAGAGCCAGCGCAACGGAGTCGTCCTGATCGAGCGAATGCTGCCCCGGCACGAGCTGATCCAGGTGCTCAGCCACGCAACCGCTTTTGCCTGCCCGTCCATCTACGAACCGCTGGGGATCGTCAACCTCGAAGCCATGGCCTGCGGTGCAGCAGTCGTGGCCAGCGCCACCGGCGGCATCCCGGAGGTTGTCCAGCATGGCGAAACCGGCCTGCTGGTGGAGTTGGAACAGGTCACTGACGGCACCGGGACCCCGCTGGACCCGGAGAAGTTCGTCAACGAATTCGCAGCTGCCCTCACCGAAGTCGTGTCCGATCCGGAGCGTGCCCGCGCCATGGGACAGGCGGGCCGCCGCCGCGCCGAGGAGCACTTCTCCTGGGACTCCATTACGCAGACCACCCTTGAGGTGTACCGCTCCGTCCTTGCCTGA
- a CDS encoding acyl-CoA dehydrogenase family protein, protein MTDVVDRAASQARRPAGSAHHHADAAPAVDVAALGEQLLGKWAHIRRHSRDLSGRPELHKTEGLTHTEHRKRTFGQLQYLVENGAVHRAFPESLGGSDDHGGNIAGFEELVTADPSLQIKAGVQWGLFGSAVMHLGTEEHHAKWLPGIMNMDIPGCFAMTETGHGSDVASIATTATFDPATQEFVINTPFRAAWKDYIGNAAIDGLGAVVFAQLVTRGVNHGVHAFYVDLRDPKTKEFLPGIGGEDDGVKGGLNGIDNGRLHFSNVRVPRANLLNRYGNVDADGAYTSPIASPGRRFFTMLGTLVQGRVSLDGAAVAASKLALKTAIQYATERRQFNASSHTDEEVLLDYQRHQRRLFTRLATTYAAGFAHEQLLQKFDDVFSGAHDTDEDRQDLETLAAALKPLSTWHALDTLQECREACGGAGFLIENRFASLRADLDVYVTFEGDNTVLLQLVAKRLLADYAKEFRNVDVGVLARYVVSQAAGAAVHRTGLRQVAQFMADTGSVQKAAIALRDEDTQRLLLTDRVQTMVAEAGAALKGTNKLPQQKAAAAFNQHQHELIEAAQAHAELLQWEAFTEALADVKDPGTKRVLTWLRDLFGLSLIEKNLSWYLMNGRLSMQRARTVGDYINRLLVKIRPHALDLVDAFGYGPEHLRAAIATGAEKTRQDEARAFFRTQRADGKAPVDEKVLLARKARDTKAPRR, encoded by the coding sequence ATGACTGACGTAGTTGACCGCGCCGCCAGCCAGGCGCGCCGCCCCGCCGGGAGCGCACACCACCATGCCGACGCGGCGCCCGCCGTCGACGTCGCTGCGCTGGGCGAGCAGCTCCTGGGCAAGTGGGCCCACATCCGCCGGCATTCGCGCGACCTTTCAGGCCGTCCCGAACTGCACAAGACCGAAGGCCTCACCCACACCGAGCACCGGAAGCGCACGTTCGGCCAGCTCCAGTACCTGGTGGAGAACGGTGCCGTTCATCGCGCTTTCCCCGAATCACTGGGTGGTTCGGATGATCACGGCGGGAACATCGCCGGGTTCGAGGAACTCGTCACAGCCGATCCGTCGCTGCAGATCAAGGCTGGCGTCCAGTGGGGGCTGTTCGGTTCGGCTGTGATGCACCTGGGCACCGAGGAGCACCATGCCAAGTGGCTGCCCGGCATTATGAACATGGACATTCCCGGCTGTTTCGCGATGACGGAAACCGGGCACGGCTCCGACGTGGCCAGCATTGCCACCACGGCGACCTTTGACCCGGCCACGCAGGAATTCGTCATCAACACGCCCTTCCGTGCCGCCTGGAAGGACTACATAGGAAATGCCGCCATCGACGGTCTCGGCGCCGTGGTGTTCGCCCAGCTGGTGACCCGCGGCGTGAACCACGGGGTCCACGCGTTCTACGTGGACCTGCGGGACCCGAAGACCAAGGAGTTCCTGCCGGGCATCGGTGGAGAGGACGACGGCGTCAAGGGCGGGCTGAACGGCATCGACAACGGCCGGCTGCACTTCAGCAACGTCCGCGTACCGCGGGCCAACCTGCTCAACCGGTACGGCAACGTTGACGCCGACGGGGCCTACACCTCTCCCATTGCCAGCCCGGGCCGTCGCTTCTTCACCATGCTGGGCACCCTCGTCCAGGGCCGCGTCTCCCTGGACGGTGCCGCGGTGGCTGCCAGCAAGCTGGCCCTCAAGACCGCCATCCAGTACGCCACTGAGCGCCGCCAGTTCAACGCCTCCTCGCACACTGACGAAGAAGTGCTGCTCGACTACCAGCGTCATCAGCGGCGGCTGTTCACCCGGCTCGCCACCACTTATGCCGCAGGCTTCGCCCACGAACAGTTGCTGCAGAAATTCGACGACGTCTTCTCGGGTGCACACGACACCGACGAGGACCGCCAGGACCTCGAGACACTGGCCGCCGCACTCAAGCCGCTCAGCACGTGGCACGCCCTGGATACTTTGCAGGAGTGCCGCGAGGCCTGCGGCGGCGCAGGGTTCCTGATCGAGAACCGTTTCGCTTCCCTCCGGGCGGACTTGGACGTGTATGTCACGTTTGAAGGCGACAACACCGTGCTCCTCCAGCTGGTGGCCAAGCGGCTCCTCGCGGACTACGCGAAGGAATTCCGCAACGTGGACGTCGGGGTGCTGGCACGCTACGTAGTGAGCCAGGCGGCCGGCGCCGCGGTACACCGGACCGGGCTTCGCCAGGTCGCGCAGTTCATGGCCGACACGGGCTCGGTGCAGAAGGCGGCCATTGCACTCCGGGACGAGGACACCCAGCGGCTGCTGCTGACGGACAGGGTGCAGACCATGGTTGCCGAGGCCGGAGCAGCACTCAAGGGAACCAACAAGCTGCCGCAGCAGAAGGCCGCTGCGGCTTTCAACCAGCACCAGCACGAATTGATTGAGGCGGCGCAGGCCCACGCGGAGCTTCTGCAGTGGGAAGCCTTCACGGAAGCCCTGGCCGACGTGAAGGACCCGGGCACCAAGCGGGTGCTGACCTGGCTCCGGGATCTGTTCGGACTCTCGCTCATCGAGAAGAACCTGTCCTGGTACCTCATGAACGGTCGCCTGTCGATGCAGCGGGCGCGCACTGTGGGCGACTACATCAACCGCCTCCTGGTCAAGATCCGCCCGCATGCCCTGGACCTGGTGGATGCCTTCGGCTACGGCCCGGAGCATCTCCGCGCGGCAATTGCCACCGGAGCAGAAAAGACACGCCAGGACGAGGCCCGTGCGTTCTTCAGGACCCAGCGCGCCGACGGCAAGGCCCCGGTTGACGAAAAGGTCCTCCTGGCCCGGAAGGCCCGTGACACGAAGGCTCCGCGCCGCTAA